A genome region from Aurantiacibacter sp. MUD61 includes the following:
- a CDS encoding DUF3572 family protein, producing the protein MMSADASALALAALGWIMQSDDRAHRFLDLTGLTPDSLRSAIGDEATHRAVFEFLAAYEPDLIAAAHALDVEPEVFAKAHREIGA; encoded by the coding sequence ATGATGTCTGCTGATGCCTCTGCTCTCGCGCTCGCCGCGCTCGGCTGGATAATGCAGTCGGATGACCGGGCACACCGCTTTCTCGATCTGACCGGTCTCACGCCCGATAGCCTGCGTTCAGCAATCGGTGATGAAGCTACTCACCGCGCCGTGTTCGAATTTCTTGCAGCCTATGAGCCGGACCTGATCGCCGCCGCTCACGCGCTCGATGTCGAGCCCGAAGTCTTTGCAAAAGCCCATAGGGAGATTGGCGCATGA
- a CDS encoding response regulator, whose translation MTKRILVVEDNDLNRKLFCDVLQAGGFAVEPVADGHQAIERARAFFPNLVVMDIQLQDVSGLDLIALLKSDSDLASVPVLAVTAYAGKGDEERIRESGAEGYLSKPVSIGPFMAAVKGLVDAAEDTAPAH comes from the coding sequence ATGACGAAGAGAATCCTCGTTGTCGAGGACAACGATCTGAATCGAAAACTTTTCTGCGATGTCCTGCAGGCGGGCGGCTTTGCTGTCGAGCCTGTTGCCGATGGTCATCAGGCAATCGAACGCGCCCGCGCCTTCTTTCCAAACCTGGTGGTGATGGACATTCAACTACAGGACGTGTCCGGCCTCGATCTGATTGCATTGCTGAAATCCGATAGCGATCTGGCATCCGTGCCCGTGCTCGCAGTCACCGCCTATGCCGGCAAGGGCGATGAGGAGCGCATCCGCGAATCCGGCGCGGAAGGCTATTTGTCGAAGCCGGTCAGTATCGGCCCGTTCATGGCTGCGGTAAAAGGCCTGGTCGACGCGGCCGAGGATACTGCACCTGCGCATTGA
- a CDS encoding Pycsar system effector family protein, with the protein MADKSLRQNDSSGTSGHGTAASFSPNAVHMLRTVQNNTLMLSQMADQKASILMGATFLVFSICVSRSLTGELPWSLGILALFAFLSSMLAVLAVLPSVSRPRGKVADNPLFFGHFTAMDEGEWTGSVLEKLEADETVFRAMLHDIYQNGQVLQRRKYRYLGYAYRAFIVGLIVTLVVFGIEFSANV; encoded by the coding sequence ATGGCGGATAAATCTCTGAGGCAAAACGATAGTTCGGGAACAAGCGGCCATGGGACTGCTGCTTCCTTCAGCCCGAATGCGGTGCATATGCTGCGTACGGTGCAGAACAATACGCTGATGCTCTCACAAATGGCGGATCAGAAAGCATCCATCCTTATGGGCGCGACTTTCCTGGTCTTTTCGATTTGCGTCAGCCGATCGCTGACCGGCGAATTGCCGTGGTCGCTCGGCATCCTCGCGCTGTTTGCCTTCCTCAGTTCCATGCTGGCAGTGCTTGCGGTGCTTCCGTCCGTGTCGCGCCCGCGTGGTAAGGTGGCAGACAATCCCCTCTTCTTCGGACATTTCACGGCGATGGACGAAGGGGAATGGACTGGCAGCGTGCTGGAAAAGCTTGAGGCCGATGAAACCGTGTTTCGGGCCATGCTTCACGACATCTATCAGAATGGGCAGGTCCTGCAGCGGCGCAAATACCGCTATCTTGGCTATGCCTACAGGGCGTTCATTGTCGGCTTGATCGTGACGCTGGTGGTCTTCGGGATCGAATTCAGCGCCAATGTCTGA
- a CDS encoding acyl carrier protein — translation MDRAEIDTRIRSIIEPFNKKDVAITDSTTFAGDLEFDSLTVMDFVAAIEDEFEIIISMNQQAEIETYGQLVDAVAKMTEA, via the coding sequence ATGGACCGTGCCGAAATCGATACCCGCATCCGCTCGATCATCGAGCCCTTCAACAAGAAGGATGTCGCCATCACCGATTCGACGACTTTTGCCGGGGATCTGGAATTCGACAGTTTGACGGTGATGGATTTCGTCGCCGCGATCGAGGACGAGTTCGAAATCATCATCTCGATGAACCAGCAGGCCGAAATCGAGACTTACGGCCAGCTTGTGGATGCCGTCGCCAAAATGACAGAGGCCTGA
- the spt gene encoding serine palmitoyltransferase, which yields MSEGIMQPDKPETLEGGPKDLFSKFDDTIELRRNLLSSGVQDPFSLVMEKVLSPTRAICNGRDTILLGTYNYMGMTFDPDVLEAGKQALDDFGSGTTGSRVLNGTFQGHKECEEALREFYDMEHAMVFSTGYLANLGIISTIAGKGDYIVLDIDSHASIWDGCAMGNAEVVPFKHNDIEAMEKRLKRIPEGAGKLVILEGVYSMLGDVAPLKDMVKVAKENGAMVLVDEAHSMGFIGENGRGVCEEAGVIDDCDFIIGTFSKSVGTVGGFCVSNHPKFDIMRLVCRPYVFTASLPPSVVATAATSIRKLMHASNKRGHLWENSKRLHSGLTEMGFKLGTEEPESAIIAVIMPDLEKGAAMWSALLEEGLYVNLARPPATPANMTLLRCSLCAEHSSEEVETILQMFENAGKAVGII from the coding sequence ATGAGCGAAGGCATTATGCAACCCGACAAGCCGGAGACCCTTGAAGGCGGGCCGAAGGACCTGTTTTCGAAATTCGACGATACGATTGAACTGCGGCGCAATCTGCTTTCCAGCGGCGTTCAGGACCCGTTCTCGCTTGTTATGGAAAAGGTGCTTTCGCCCACCCGCGCCATTTGCAACGGGCGCGACACAATCCTTCTCGGCACATATAATTACATGGGGATGACCTTCGATCCGGACGTGCTCGAGGCCGGAAAGCAGGCGCTTGACGACTTCGGTTCCGGCACCACCGGCAGCCGGGTTCTCAACGGAACCTTCCAAGGCCACAAGGAATGCGAAGAGGCGCTGCGCGAGTTCTACGACATGGAACACGCGATGGTTTTCTCGACCGGCTATCTCGCCAATCTTGGGATCATTTCCACGATCGCGGGCAAAGGCGATTACATCGTGCTCGACATCGATAGCCACGCCAGCATCTGGGATGGCTGCGCGATGGGCAATGCCGAAGTCGTGCCTTTCAAGCACAATGACATCGAAGCGATGGAAAAGCGCCTCAAGCGGATCCCTGAAGGTGCAGGAAAGCTCGTCATCCTCGAGGGCGTCTATTCCATGCTGGGCGATGTCGCACCGCTGAAGGATATGGTGAAAGTCGCCAAGGAAAACGGCGCGATGGTGCTGGTCGATGAGGCGCACTCGATGGGCTTTATCGGCGAAAACGGCCGCGGTGTTTGTGAAGAGGCAGGCGTCATCGACGATTGCGATTTCATCATCGGAACCTTCTCCAAGAGCGTCGGGACCGTCGGCGGCTTCTGCGTGTCGAACCACCCCAAATTCGACATCATGCGGCTGGTCTGCCGCCCCTATGTTTTCACCGCTTCGCTGCCGCCCAGCGTGGTCGCAACCGCCGCAACTTCGATCCGCAAGCTCATGCATGCCTCGAACAAGCGCGGCCACCTTTGGGAGAATTCCAAGCGATTGCACAGCGGCCTCACCGAGATGGGCTTCAAGCTCGGCACGGAAGAGCCGGAAAGCGCGATTATCGCGGTGATCATGCCCGATTTGGAAAAGGGCGCGGCGATGTGGAGCGCGCTTCTTGAGGAAGGCCTCTACGTCAATCTCGCCCGGCCGCCTGCCACGCCTGCAAACATGACGCTGCTGCGCTGTTCGCTTTGCGCCGAGCATTCGAGCGAAGAGGTCGAGACGATCTTGCAGATGTTCGAAAACGCCGGAAAGGCTGTTGGGATCATTTAA
- a CDS encoding OsmC family protein: protein MKTTNTGSATYEGLGKGGKGHVSTGSGALSAQPYGFQTRFEDEAGTNPEELVAAAHASCFTMALSFKLAEAGHEDGTLTTSCEVTLEKGDDGFTVTKSALSTKGKVPGLDQAKFEDLAAEAKAGCPISKLLTAEITLQTEFEN from the coding sequence ATGAAAACGACGAATACCGGTAGCGCAACTTACGAAGGTCTTGGCAAAGGCGGCAAGGGCCATGTGTCGACCGGCTCCGGCGCACTTTCCGCGCAGCCCTATGGTTTCCAGACGCGGTTCGAAGATGAAGCCGGCACAAACCCCGAAGAATTGGTCGCGGCTGCCCATGCAAGCTGCTTCACCATGGCGCTGAGCTTCAAGCTGGCTGAGGCAGGGCATGAAGACGGCACTCTCACGACTTCGTGCGAGGTGACTCTGGAAAAGGGTGACGATGGCTTCACCGTGACGAAGTCCGCGCTGTCCACGAAGGGCAAGGTACCCGGGCTCGATCAGGCGAAATTCGAAGATCTGGCTGCCGAGGCGAAGGCGGGCTGTCCGATTTCAAAGCTGCTTACGGCGGAAATCACGCTCCAGACCGAGTTCGAAAATTGA
- a CDS encoding YqaA family protein, with protein sequence MRLLRGLYEWTMEKAAHPKAEWWLAFFCFIESSFFPIPPHPLLGLMCLAEPKKAIRFALIATVSSVLGALFGYAIGFFLYETVGTWMLGVLGLTESFPVAACYINEQGAAAVFLAAGTPIPFKLMTITAGFIGMNLLTFILASIAGRALIFMVVGVLFRVFGAPIKAFIDNYLGWVTTAFVVLVVGGFLIITQLGGNDDAADADEHRCNSVTSLEQI encoded by the coding sequence ATGCGTCTGCTGCGCGGGCTCTACGAATGGACGATGGAGAAGGCGGCCCATCCCAAGGCGGAATGGTGGCTGGCGTTTTTCTGCTTCATCGAGTCGAGCTTCTTCCCGATCCCGCCGCATCCGTTGCTGGGCCTGATGTGCCTGGCAGAACCGAAAAAGGCGATCCGCTTTGCCCTGATCGCGACCGTCTCCTCGGTGCTCGGTGCGCTGTTCGGCTATGCGATCGGCTTCTTCCTGTACGAAACCGTCGGCACGTGGATGCTCGGTGTGCTGGGGCTGACCGAGAGCTTCCCCGTCGCCGCCTGCTATATCAACGAACAGGGCGCGGCAGCGGTATTCCTCGCGGCCGGAACGCCGATCCCGTTCAAGCTGATGACGATTACCGCAGGCTTCATCGGGATGAACCTTCTGACGTTCATCCTGGCATCCATTGCCGGTCGGGCGCTGATCTTCATGGTGGTGGGCGTTTTGTTCCGGGTGTTCGGCGCACCGATCAAAGCCTTCATCGACAATTACCTCGGCTGGGTAACCACTGCCTTCGTCGTGCTGGTGGTGGGCGGCTTCCTGATCATCACCCAACTGGGCGGTAACGATGATGCTGCGGACGCTGACGAACACCGCTGTAATAGCGTGACGTCGCTGGAGCAGATCTAA
- a CDS encoding DNA-packaging protein, translating into MTAIERGAALFRLNTDRRQKFLGELSDDENDLLESYWPLWARAEQMPPSAHWRLWLICAGRGFGKTRAGAEWVRHIAEEHDEARIALVARSIGEARAVMVEGESGILVCCEGSEDRPFFEPSLRRLTWPSGAQATLYSAGEPESLRGPQHSHAWCDEIAKWENAGERALTAWDNLQMGLRLGEHPQVLATTTPRAVPLMRRLISDGSDPDIVVTRGSSYDNAENLPAEFLAAMKRQYGGSSLGRQELEGELLADVEGALWSRLLLEECRVPATLESMVRIVVGVDPPASSRGDECGIVVAGIDAEGKAYVLEDASLTKPSPEAWARRVAVTLRKWKADRVVAEANQGGDMVASVLRAADCMMPVKLVHASRGKVARAEPVAALYESGRVAHVGHLPKLEDQLCGIMTGGGYEGPGRSPDRADALVWALTELVLGRRGRPRVWGL; encoded by the coding sequence ATGACCGCAATTGAGCGCGGCGCGGCACTCTTCCGTTTGAATACCGACCGCCGCCAGAAATTCCTCGGCGAGCTGAGCGATGACGAAAACGACCTTCTGGAAAGCTACTGGCCGCTATGGGCGCGCGCCGAACAAATGCCGCCCTCCGCGCATTGGCGGCTCTGGCTGATCTGCGCCGGGCGCGGTTTCGGCAAGACGCGTGCCGGAGCGGAATGGGTGCGCCATATCGCAGAGGAGCACGACGAGGCACGTATCGCCCTCGTCGCCCGGTCCATCGGGGAAGCGCGCGCGGTCATGGTGGAAGGCGAAAGCGGCATTTTGGTATGCTGCGAAGGAAGCGAAGACCGACCCTTTTTCGAACCATCCTTGCGCCGCCTGACTTGGCCCAGCGGGGCGCAGGCGACTCTGTATTCCGCAGGTGAGCCGGAGAGCCTGAGAGGACCTCAACATTCGCACGCCTGGTGCGACGAGATCGCGAAATGGGAAAATGCCGGCGAACGGGCACTCACCGCGTGGGACAATTTGCAAATGGGCCTGCGGCTTGGCGAACATCCGCAGGTGCTGGCGACCACCACGCCGCGTGCAGTCCCGCTCATGCGCAGGCTCATCAGCGATGGAAGCGATCCCGACATCGTCGTGACACGCGGTAGCTCCTACGACAATGCCGAGAACCTGCCTGCAGAATTCCTCGCAGCGATGAAGCGGCAATATGGCGGCTCTTCGCTCGGTCGGCAGGAGCTGGAAGGCGAGCTGCTGGCCGATGTCGAAGGTGCACTGTGGAGCCGATTGCTGCTCGAGGAATGCCGGGTGCCCGCAACGCTGGAAAGCATGGTGCGCATTGTCGTCGGCGTCGATCCGCCAGCATCTTCACGAGGCGATGAATGCGGCATCGTGGTTGCGGGGATCGATGCGGAGGGCAAGGCCTATGTTCTGGAAGACGCTTCGCTCACCAAGCCCAGCCCCGAGGCCTGGGCCCGGCGGGTGGCGGTGACATTGCGCAAATGGAAAGCCGACCGCGTGGTCGCCGAAGCCAACCAAGGCGGCGATATGGTCGCCAGCGTCTTGCGCGCAGCGGACTGCATGATGCCGGTGAAACTGGTCCATGCGAGCCGCGGCAAGGTGGCGCGCGCCGAACCGGTCGCCGCTTTGTACGAGAGTGGCCGCGTGGCGCATGTCGGGCATTTGCCTAAGCTGGAAGACCAGCTCTGCGGGATCATGACCGGCGGTGGCTACGAAGGCCCGGGTCGCTCGCCGGATCGCGCGGATGCGCTGGTGTGGGCGCTGACGGAGTTGGTGCTGGGGCGGCGGGGGCGGCCTAGGGTGTGGGGGTTGTGA
- a CDS encoding phage portal protein, with protein MKIFDQLRTAFKGGGGARVPLARSFQSPWGWTFENGGAKPPFSYRDSVRHAFVDNPVAQRAVRIVAEGVGGAPVQSDAPDLLALVQATSAGQSLLETLAAHLLLHGNGFVQVARDGSGKPVELFALRPERVSVVPGEDGWPRAYRYKLNDRTLEMPVEDGDGWPSVIHLKSFHPADDHYGAGCLSAAEQAVAIHNAAASWNRALLENAARPSGALVYDGGADTAGLTTDQFERLKAELAQAYQGGGNAGRPMLLEGGLKWQSLSLSPADMDFAELKAAAARDIALAFGVPPMLLGLPGDNTYANYREANRALWRLTLLPLAGKILSGLSEGLSPWFPQAKLVVDLDRVPALSEDRERLWKQVSEATFLEPAEKRALLGLDDGAKQ; from the coding sequence ATGAAAATATTCGACCAGCTCCGCACCGCCTTTAAAGGCGGTGGCGGGGCCCGTGTGCCTTTGGCGCGCAGCTTTCAGTCACCCTGGGGATGGACCTTTGAAAATGGCGGCGCGAAGCCGCCATTTTCGTATCGGGATTCCGTCCGTCACGCCTTCGTCGACAATCCGGTGGCACAACGTGCCGTGCGGATCGTGGCGGAGGGAGTGGGCGGCGCTCCGGTGCAGTCCGATGCGCCGGACCTGCTCGCGCTGGTGCAGGCGACCAGCGCCGGGCAGTCGCTGCTCGAAACGCTCGCCGCGCATCTGCTGCTGCATGGCAATGGCTTCGTGCAGGTCGCCCGCGATGGCTCGGGCAAGCCGGTCGAGCTGTTTGCGCTGCGGCCCGAGCGGGTGTCCGTCGTGCCGGGCGAGGATGGCTGGCCGCGCGCCTATCGCTACAAGCTCAATGACCGCACGCTGGAAATGCCGGTGGAGGATGGGGATGGCTGGCCTAGCGTCATCCATCTGAAGAGCTTCCATCCGGCGGACGATCACTATGGTGCGGGATGCTTGTCAGCAGCCGAACAGGCGGTGGCCATCCACAATGCCGCGGCGAGCTGGAACCGCGCGCTGCTGGAGAATGCGGCGCGGCCTTCCGGCGCGCTCGTCTATGATGGCGGGGCGGACACGGCAGGGCTGACCACCGACCAGTTCGAGCGGCTGAAGGCCGAGCTGGCGCAGGCCTACCAAGGCGGCGGCAATGCCGGGCGTCCGATGCTGCTCGAAGGCGGGCTCAAATGGCAGAGCCTCTCGCTTTCTCCTGCCGACATGGATTTCGCCGAGCTGAAGGCCGCCGCCGCGCGCGACATTGCGCTCGCCTTCGGGGTGCCGCCTATGCTGCTCGGCCTGCCGGGAGACAATACCTACGCCAATTACCGCGAGGCCAATCGCGCGCTGTGGCGGCTTACGCTGCTGCCGCTCGCGGGGAAGATCCTGTCGGGCCTTTCCGAGGGCCTGTCGCCGTGGTTCCCGCAGGCGAAGCTGGTCGTCGATCTCGACCGCGTGCCCGCTCTTTCCGAAGACCGCGAGCGGCTGTGGAAGCAGGTGAGCGAGGCCACTTTCCTTGAACCTGCCGAAAAGCGCGCGCTGCTCGGCCTTGACGATGGAGCAAAGCAATGA
- a CDS encoding DUF6127 family protein yields the protein MNREDMLAALMAQAQGNGTDLITLRAIVEEASEVGARRAVEKLGLGDDDAPGDLDELRDLLGAWRTAKASAWKAAVDWIVKVIGALLLIGIAVRLGVGEIVQ from the coding sequence ATGAACCGCGAAGACATGCTCGCCGCGCTGATGGCTCAAGCTCAGGGTAACGGCACAGACCTCATCACATTGCGCGCCATTGTCGAGGAAGCCAGCGAAGTCGGCGCACGCCGCGCCGTCGAGAAGCTGGGCCTCGGCGATGACGATGCGCCCGGCGATCTCGATGAATTGCGCGACCTCCTAGGCGCGTGGCGAACAGCCAAGGCCTCTGCATGGAAGGCTGCGGTGGACTGGATCGTGAAAGTCATCGGTGCGCTGCTGCTGATCGGCATCGCGGTGCGGCTCGGCGTTGGCGAGATCGTGCAATGA
- a CDS encoding HK97 family phage prohead protease produces the protein MKIAGYAALFDIADGAKDTIVAGAFAKSLTKRTEPIPLYWQHNPDQRIGTVQLAEEDTRGLRVIASIDNPESRAVADLLAKRVSGLSFGYRARGYERTGDGRVLHDIDLFEVSLVSHPLQPTARVHLLV, from the coding sequence ATGAAGATCGCCGGATACGCCGCGCTGTTCGACATTGCCGATGGCGCGAAGGATACGATCGTCGCCGGTGCTTTCGCCAAGTCCCTGACCAAACGCACAGAGCCGATCCCGCTCTACTGGCAACACAACCCAGACCAGCGCATCGGCACTGTGCAACTTGCCGAGGAGGACACTCGCGGGCTGCGCGTCATCGCCAGCATCGACAATCCGGAGAGCCGCGCTGTCGCCGATCTCCTGGCCAAACGCGTGAGCGGCCTCAGCTTCGGCTACCGCGCCCGCGGATACGAACGCACCGGCGACGGCCGCGTGCTGCACGACATCGACCTGTTCGAAGTGAGCCTCGTTTCCCACCCCCTGCAGCCCACTGCGCGTGTCCATTTGCTTGTTTAG